Proteins encoded by one window of Geobacter sp. DSM 9736:
- the htpX gene encoding zinc metalloprotease HtpX, with amino-acid sequence MNALKTTLLLALLTVLLVLAGGAIGGKSGMTFALVMAAVMNFVSYWFSDRIVLAMYGAKQVTEAEQPGFYGLVRQLSIQAGIPMPKVYIIPSETPNAFATGRNPQNAAVAATTGIMRILTREELLGVMAHELSHVKHRDILISSIAATVAGAITYLANMAQWAAMFGGHRDRDEEGGGLFGMLVMAIVAPIAAMLIQMAISRSREYEADRGGAAVSGDPLHLASALRKLQMANQQIPMEASPATAHMFIVNPLTGGGILSLFSTHPPMEERIRRLEEMAYSRRF; translated from the coding sequence ATGAACGCACTCAAGACCACACTTCTTCTAGCCCTGCTGACAGTGCTCCTGGTATTGGCAGGCGGCGCCATAGGCGGCAAATCGGGAATGACGTTCGCTCTGGTGATGGCAGCCGTTATGAATTTCGTTTCTTACTGGTTTTCCGACCGCATCGTCCTGGCGATGTACGGGGCCAAGCAGGTAACCGAGGCCGAACAACCGGGATTCTACGGCCTTGTGCGCCAGCTGTCCATCCAGGCCGGTATTCCAATGCCGAAGGTCTACATTATCCCCTCGGAGACTCCCAATGCCTTCGCCACCGGGAGAAATCCGCAAAATGCCGCCGTTGCCGCTACAACAGGCATAATGCGCATTCTGACCCGTGAGGAACTCCTTGGAGTGATGGCTCACGAACTCTCCCACGTGAAACACCGCGACATACTCATATCTTCGATCGCAGCAACAGTTGCCGGCGCTATCACCTATCTTGCCAATATGGCACAATGGGCAGCCATGTTCGGAGGCCACCGGGACCGCGACGAGGAAGGCGGCGGTCTCTTCGGGATGCTCGTCATGGCGATAGTAGCACCGATAGCCGCAATGCTGATCCAGATGGCGATATCGCGCTCCCGCGAGTATGAAGCAGATAGGGGTGGGGCGGCAGTGTCGGGAGATCCGTTGCATCTGGCCAGTGCACTGCGCAAACTCCAGATGGCAAACCAGCAGATTCCGATGGAAGCCAGTCCGGCAACGGCTCATATGTTCATAGTAAATCCACTCACCGGCGGCGGGATCCTCTCCCTCTTCTCAACCCACCCGCCGATGGAAGAACGAATCCGGAGACTGGAAGAGATGGCTTACAGCCGCCGATTCTGA